AGATTATTTCTGGTGAATAAGCCACGAAACTGACAAAACTATTGGATGAAataagaattatattaataccatcaGCTGTCGACGGGcggtgatatatatcaacggggacaggtgaaaatgtgtgccccgaacgggactcgaaccagggatctcttaCATGGcaaacgttctatccatctgagccaccgagggaacagaggatagcgcgactgcggaGACTATCTCGCGCATACCTCCCGcgcgacccacattctcaccttgtatgttcaCACACAATGAAAGCATTCTTACCAAGGCCCGTAAGAGTTCCGGGaaaatgtgtgcatccgcacaggaggaggtCATGAGCGGTATTGCCAGAGCTATCTACTTATATGGAGACACCATACTCATATAAGTAGATAGCTCTGGCAATACCGCTCATGacctcctcctgtgcggatgcacacattttCCCGGAACTCTTACGGGCCTTGGTAAGAATGCTTTCATTGTGTGtgaacatacaaggtgagaatgtgggtcgcgCGGGAGgtatgcgcgagatagtccctgcagtcgcgctatcctctgctccctcggtagctcagatggatagaacgtttgCCATGtaagagatccctggttcgagtcccgttcagggtacacattttcaactgtccccgttgatatatatcacacttgtcagcagctgaaggtattaatacaattctaatttcgttctagatagCTGCAGGACATCAATGGTGTCTATTctatcggacatatccgaaagaacagacaccatgcatataAAACTATTGGATGGTGAAAATCATCTCTGAAGCGTGCGTGGCGAGCTGGGTGCGCCAAGGGGGGCATTAATACATGTGGTGGCAGTTGAGTGGGTAGCTGGATGGAGGGTATATATGGAAATACTGAGAGACAACACGAGAGGATAAATGGGTCAGGTGGTTGGGAAAAAGAAGCAACGTTGGACTAGAAATAAGAACGAAGACATACAGGGAAACGCATAGGTATGACATGAGAGAAGAAGTGGACTGGAAGGATCCCAACGGTGGTGCACTTGGCTCTGACTCGGCCTTACCTTGGAGATGAGCTCGTCGTGGTTGGCGAGGTGGGCGCGGCAGTGGATGCACGAGTAGGTGCGGTGGCAGTTGGGCAGGTAGGCCTGGAACGTCTTGACCATGGTGGTGGGGCCGGCCCTGCCATGCAGGCCGGCTGCGCGCCGCGGCCGCTGCTCGGGTGCGGGTGCCGCCTGGCCCGGCTGGCCCTGCGCCTGCACCTGCCCCTGGCCCTGCACCTGCGCCTGCACCTGCCCCTGGCCCTGGCCCTGGCCCGCTCCCTGGCTCAGCCTATCCGCCCGCCACCACCTGCAACACATCCGTCTGTCACTCCGTCAGCGCGCTCGCGCCTCCAGTCACTTCTGGACAAGCTGTGCACAAGTATTACACACACTACGCGCAAGcaacaagtaaacaaacacaattatCAATACCTACTGTACAAACTAGTACAGTACCTCATTTCCTCCGTATCCTGTCACCACAGTCAACAGCTCCAGAGATTTGGACCCATCCAAAGAGGATTCTTTTGGGCCTACAACCCATTTTGTGTCAATACCAAGCCTTTCAAGGGTGCTGGTGGGTGAGGAGAAGGTGAAAATTGTCTTGGTATTTGTAATTGTGTTGGCACACTAtaagtggtggtggaggaggaagaggtggtggtggtggtggctgtggCGGTGGTGGTCATGGCTGTCGTGGCGTGGTGGTGGTGGCTGTCGTGCAGTGGTGGTGgcggctgtggtggtggtggtggctgttgtggtggtggtggctgttgtggtggtggtggtggtggctgttgtggtggtggtggtggctgctgttgtggtggtgatggtggtggctgttgtggtggtgatggtggtggctgttgtggtggtgatggtggtggctgttgtggtggtgatggtggtggctgttgtggtggtgatggtggtggctgttgtggtggtggttgcaacaatgatggtggtggtggttgttccaacaatggtggtggtggttgcagTGGCGACAGCAGTGCTGATTGCTGTGGTGGTGGTAGCAGCAGttgcaatggtggtggtggtggttgcagtggtggtggtggcgatGGTGGTGGGTTCAATGGTGGGTgtttggtggttgtggtggtggtggtggttgcggTGGTTGTGGGTAAACTTTGGTGAAAGTGACAATAACGTGTGTTGTTTCTGTGGAGACTGATTTTACCTTGAGGTGATTGTGAACACTCGCCCTTTTCAATTGTCATTCTGATGCTCCTTCCACAGAATGTCAAATACTTTGACTGGGACTAGTAACGGGCTAAGTGTAAATGTCGAGCAATATGTGACTTTCTCTATGGTGGACAGGACACAGGTTATTATACTTGCTTTCAGAACGAACTGAAAATGCAGGGCAGGAACGTACTTGTGAACCTCGCATCATCTATCAAAGCCACCTCACGactataattaaaataattaagagCAATAGAAGGAGATGAGGATACAGGTGCGCCATTAAAAAGTCTTCTTAGCTGAACATATAGTTACACCATCTCGTTGCACTCTCAAGCCCGCCGGATATAGCCTGGGGCACATGAACGACAGTGGTAATCGCTCTTTTGTTTAGAACACGTAGAGGAAAGAGAGAGAATTTTTCAACGGTTGTTACACCGAATATGATGTTGAATTTAGAGCATTCCGCAGCATGGTCGCCAACATCCTTACTAGATATCAACATGCACATCTCGCGGTTTGAAAGAGAtctgtcgtgatgactgggtgttgtgtgctgtccttaggttagttaggtttaagtagttctaagttctaggggactgatgaccatagatggtaagtcccattgtgctcagagccatttgaatcatttttttgaaagaGATCTGTTCACACGTGCCAGACTGTTGCGACGATTTCCATGAACACCAACCAGTATATTTTTGCACATTTTCAAAGAATTACCGAAACAAACATGTAATTCGTGTGTACGAGGGATACACTAATCCCAACTGAGTACTGCCAAATAAGAATCTAATAGTGCAAAATGAATATTTACTCTTTTACTGACCTAAACAACGTACACGTTGCAGCAACAACTAGAGCTAATAGCAGCTGTTCAAACTGACCACCGCCCGTCTCACTGCTTGCATTGACACACCTAAATATTGTGTTCAAAGCCCTTCGGCCCCATCACTGCGTCACCAGTGCTCTTCACACACTGTTCATCGCAGTGTGCAATTCACGGAAAAATTGATGGGTGCTTATGCCAGAATCTTCTTCCGCACGATATTGTCATTATCTAAAATTTATACTCTGCAATACTTTGCCCACATTCTTGCCTAGATCTCTGTAGCTTGAACGATTCAGCTTCTATGTGCGGCAATAAATTCTATCCCATAGAGATAAAGCCTGTTGCGGAACTTTTCTCTGTAGACAATCTACGCTAAAATAAAAGAGACTGCTTAGatcaagcttgtccgtcctcttctggagtattgctcagTGTGGGACCCACATCATATGGGATTGATGGAGAACATCAGAAAAGTTGAAAGACGGCTAGCTTGTTttgtaggagagagagtgtcatggatatcaCACATGAATTGGAATGGCTATCGCTAAAGCTATGGTGTTTTTTCGTTACGGCAGGATCTTGATTTGAAATTtcgccgattgcgaaaatattctgttgccgTTCACTTACTCAATCAGAAATGATCATCCTGATAAAAtaaatcaaagctcgcacagaaagatttacatGTTCGTTTTTCCGGTTCGATatcgttcgagagtagaacggcagagaagtagtttgaaggtggttcgacgaaccctctgccaggcgcttaattgtgaatcgcagagtaatcatgtagatgcagatgttcggTTTCAAAGATACTACATGCTGCTGTACTATACATTAAAGCCAGTTGAACTATGCATAATGTTACAActaaaataaattcaaaaaaagcaaaacgcaaAACAACTTACACGCCACTGGAGGGATCCTTCACtaaacatttaaacaaatatatCAATGTACACATGGGTGAGAAACTAAATTTCCATGAACGCATAGAGGTAACAACAGacaaacttgatttttttttcctttatacaCACAAACTGGCGAAGCTAAATCCAAATGAATGCAGACTACCTGCACGAGTTATACGAACATTCCATTCAGCCCTCTTCGAATTAGTACTGTGTTCTATGTTTAGCGGCCAGTACATGGACACACAGATTGATCCTAATTACAAAGTAGGTGCTGCTCAGACGAGGACTATGAAGTGTCGTGATTAGACTATCAGGGACGTTCCGGGCCACGTGAGTGGAAGCATTGTGCGTGGTACCTACAATGTACCCTATTGATATCACCATCAGATATTAGCCTGCATTGTCCTTCTTGCCGATTGGGAGACTGGGCCAGGAAACTACAATTACTGAGGTACATAAACAAAAGAACTGGCGGATGGATACTTGCAAGGTGTATGGAGGACAGAGTACATGAATTTTTCCCTGATATAAGGGAACGGATAAGATTGAAACAAAAAGATCTTAGCCGCGATATTGTGCAGTTCTTCACTGGACACGGACCGAAGAGCACGCGCGTAAATCGCATGACTAAGGTACACACGTAAGTGTATATGTAGGGAAGAAGGTTACCCAGAACACACAACCTTTTTCTGCATGCAACACCGAAACATGAGAGAAAAACTACAATTAGGCTACAGAAACACAGAACCCCCAGATCTACACGACAATTAGAAACGAAGGAGAGTAAACGCAACCGAACGTGATAAAGGATTACTTTTCTAAGTCAAAACCTACAAGCACGGCCTTGTAAGCGAGAAACCTTCATGCAATCTAATGACAGATTCAACGgtgtgaaagaagaagcagaagaagaagacagactTATGACAATAGAACTGCGGGCACAGGACACTATCTTACCACGTCAGTAATAAGGCATAAATTATATGAAgtgtgttcaaatgaaaaggtacggAACGTCGTAACATCCAAATCGGTTGAAATTTCCAGCTTTGGGACAACTTAGTGGGACATCTACGCAATGGAAGCATGCGTCGTCACCTTTCACCGCCTCCACACTTACCAGGTAAGGTGATGCTCACCGTCTTTTTCGACGTCACAGGTCCGATACGCATACGAACAGGGGAAAACCATTAACACTGAGTGTACTATGAGACACTCGGTAGCCCACGCATTGCCAAGGGCAAACGGCCTGGGCTGCTCACGGAGagagtgattctgctccacgataacCCCTGTCCATAGTCTCCAAAGTCTCACAAAATGTAGTGGACAAACGCGAGCAGGTTGAACATCAGCCCTAAAGCCGGCACACGTCGTCCTGCTTCTGCCACGTATTTGGTTCGATAAAAATACATCTCGCAGAGAAGCACTTCAATGTGACGACGAACTGGAGCCATTGGTGGACTGGCTCAGAAATTCTGGGAACAGGGAAACCTTTGGCTCGTGAAACTGTGGGATAGCTATGCGCGGTCACCTTTGAATGAAAACTTTCTGTCCAAATCCGAAAAAGTGTGCACTATTAGGTACGGTCAATCTGGTATCCATTGTATTCCACGTAAATTCGATAAGACGTACATCTGGTAGATTGTGCGAACAGTCGAAGGAAGATGTCAGGAGCACAGGAGACGTACCGAACTCAACCAACTGAACGACTCACTTCTAGTAACATGAAACCATGGCATAAATTTTACTCGTTTATTGGTAAATTACAGTACAGAGCGGAGCTTGAGATACTCTAAAGTATGCGCTAGCATTCTGTGAATGTAACAAGTAACGCCATTTGACAGAAGCGTAAAGAACTACTTGCACAAATATTTTCCTATATGAAGAAACTTGTAAATGCTGATACTATTACTTTCgtgtttaattctttcaaaagattAATAATACAGAAACTacgtgggttggaactttaatagtggcgactatttatttacagctcgtacaaaatagacagtgtttcaaagttttacttaccttcaagttatcaccagcattgtgtataactagTTGCCAGCGATgctgaagtcgtaggatactctcagcagctccagttgtgttgacagatcgagaggcgcggtctattgagcgacgaatttgtagcagttgtgaagcgagtgccgtgaagtgtttctgtcagtttagaaattgagttcaacttacgagggcgtaagtcagggcagtgcagtaggtggtacagcacttagcagccccatcagtcaaacaaatcagtggcagcttgcactgtacgttatTGAGCATTGTCgatcaaaatgatggtcaggtcctgcagaaagtgtcatcacttctgtctctatgccattcatttttggaacacaatctacgaccagcttagagacagaggtgatgacgctttctgcaggacctgaccatcattttgcaggacaatgctcaagcaagccgttactgatttgtttgactgatggggttgatAAGTGCTAtaacacctactgcactcccctgacttacgccctcgt
The Schistocerca gregaria isolate iqSchGreg1 chromosome 1, iqSchGreg1.2, whole genome shotgun sequence genome window above contains:
- the LOC126336741 gene encoding protein yippee-like 2 isoform X1, which codes for MCCRWWRADRLSQGAGQGQGQGQVQAQVQGQGQVQAQGQPGQAAPAPEQRPRRAAGLHGRAGPTTMVKTFQAYLPNCHRTYSCIHCRAHLANHDELISKSFQGSQGRAYLFNSVVNVGCGPAEERVLLTGLHAVADIYCECCKTTLGWKYEHAFESSQKYKEGKYIIELAHMIKENGWD